Within the Podarcis muralis chromosome W, rPodMur119.hap1.1, whole genome shotgun sequence genome, the region AAAGGGGCGGGGCTGAACTCAAGTGGGCGGagctagagagggaaggggccccTCCAGGtcctccagcctgacccccttggATCATAGAGAGAGAAGGGACCTCTCTAGGACACCCAATTGAGGGAAGGGACCTCTCTAGGACATCCAGTCCATTCTatggggatcatagagagggaagggacctctCTAGGACATCCAGGCGCTTCttaggggatcatagagagggaagggacccctccaggtcctccagcctgaccccctggcAAAGGAccatagagagagagaagggacctCTCTAGGACACCTGGCACGTTATTCGGGGATCATAGAGAGAGAAGGGACCTCTCTAGaacatccagcctgacccccttgtAAAGGATCAGAGAGAGAAGGGACCTCTCTAGGACATCCATGGATcatagagagggagggaagggacttctccaggtcatccagcctgaccccctttgCAAAGCATCATAGAGAGGGAAAGGACCTCTCTAGGGCATCCAGCCGGTTCTTAGGGGGTCATAGAGAGGGGAAGGGACCACTCTAGGACATCCTGGGATCATAGAGAGTGAAGGGACCCTTCTAGCACATCCAGCACCTTCTTAggggaccatagagagggaagggaggtctccgggtcatccagcctgacccccttggatcatagagagggaagggacctctCTAGGACACCCAGCTGGTTCttaggggatcatagagagggaagggacctctAGGACATccagggatcatagagagggaatgCACCCCTCctggtcatccagcctgacccccttgcaaaggaccatagagagggaagggacccctctAGGACACCCAGCCCATTCTGAGGGGACCATAGAGAAGGGACCTCTCTAGGACATCCAGCCCGTTCTtaagggatcatagagagggaggGGGCCCCTCCCGCTCTTCCAGCCTGACCCTTCTAGGATTCCTCAGCCCCCCAATTTCCCAGAAGGCTTTACTTCCGCTCCAAGCCCGGGTTCGACCTCTTCAGGCGGGGACCATCTAGGATTTCAGCCCTTGATGGGGAAATTTGGGTTTTTCCGGACCTCTCTAGGACCTCCAGCCAGTTAtgaggggatcatagagagggaagggacccccaaCGGTCCTCCAGACTGACCCGCCCCATAGAAGCCCCTCTAGGGCGCCGTCTTGTCTCCCCTTCTTGCGAATGCCCTCAAtaaagagatatatatatatattcctagaGTGTTTCAAGGGAAGCCTGGgctcctctgagcatgtgcagagtgcagattggaggaggaggagggcctgGATTGAGAACCAATCGGACGTCGATGGATCAATAATCAATAACACGGGGTTGGGTTGGATAATGTGGGGCTGGATCAATGTTCAATAACACAGGGCTGGATCGATAACCAATAACATGGGGCCAGATCGATCACTAAATATTTGAATGATTTATTGGATCAATAATcaatcacacagggctggatcgATAGCCAATAAGGTGGGGCTGGATTGATAATGAATAACACAGGGCTGGATCGATAATCAATCACATAGGGCTGGATCGATAATTAATAATACGGGGCTGGATTGAtaatcacacagggctggatcgATAATCATTCACGCAGGGCTGGATCCATAATCAATAATACAGGGCTGGGTTGATAACCAATAAGGTGGGGCTGGATCGATAACCAATAACATGGGGCCAGATCGATCACTACATATTTGAATGATTTATTGAATCGATAACcaatcacacagggctggattgatAACCAATAAGGTGGGGCTGGATCGATAATcaatcacacagggctggatcgATAACCAATAACATGGGGCCAGAACTAAGTATTTCAATTATTTATTGGATTGATAATcaatcacacagggctggattgatAATCAATAAGGTGGGGCTGGATCGATAACCAATAACATGGGGCCAGATCAATCACTAAGTATTTGAATGATTTATTGGATCGATAACcaatcacacagggctggattgatAACCAGTAAGGTGGGGCTGGATCGATAACcaatcacacagggctggattgatAACCAATAAGGTGGGGCTGGATCGATAATCAATAACATGGGGCCAGATCGATCACTAAATATTTCAATGATCTATTGGATTGATAACCAATCACGCAGGGCTGGATTGATAACCAATAAGGTGGGGCTGGATTGATAACCAATAACACAGGGCTGGATCGATAATCAATAATACGGGGCTGGATTGATAATAACACAGGGCTGGATTGATAGCCAATAACACTGGGCTGGATCGATAACCAATAACATGGGGCCAGATCGATCACTACATATTTGAACGATTTATTGGATCGATAACcaatcacacagggctggattgatAACCAATAAGCTGGGGCTGGATTGATCATCATTAACACAGGGCTGGATCAATAATcaatcacacagggctggatcgATAGCCAATAACATGGGGCCAGATCGATCACTAAATATTTAAATGATTTATTGGATTGGTAATcaatcacacagggctggatcgATAACcaatcacacagggctggatcgATAGCCAATAACATGGGGCCAGATCGATCACTAAATATTTAAATGATTTATTGGATTGGTAATcaatcacacagggctggatcgATAACcaatcacacagggctggattgatAGCCAATAACACTGGGCTGGATTGATAACCAATAAGGTGGGGCTGGATCGATAACCAATAACATGGGGCCAGATCGATCACTAAATATTTAAATGATTTATTGGATCGATAACcaatcacacagggctggattgatAACCAATAAGGTGGGGCTGGATTGATAATCAATAACACAGGGCTGGATCGATAACcaatcacacagggctggatcgATAATAATACGGGGCTGGATTGATAACCAATAATGCAGGGCTGGATCAATAACCAATAACATGGGGCCAGATCGATCACTAAATATTTAAATGATTTATTTGATCGATAACcaatcacacagggctggatcgATAACcaatcacacagggctggattgatAACCAATAAGGTGGGGCTGGATCGATAATCACGCAGGGCTGGATTGATAACcaatcacacagggctggattgatAATAATACGGGGCTGGATTGAtaatcacacagggctggattgatAACCAATAACATGGGGCCAGATCGATCACTAAATATTTGAATGATTTATTGGATCGATAACcaatcacacagggctggattgatAACCAATAAGGTGGGGCTGGATTGATAATCAATAACACAGGGCTGGATCGATAACCAATAACATGGGGCCAGAGCTAAGTATTTCAATGATTTATTGGATTGATAATcaatcacacagggctggattgatAATCAATAAGGTGGGGCTGGATGGAGAGCCAATAACACGTCGATTGATCGATAACTGATCACACAGGGCCAGATCAATCACTCAGTATTTGAATGATTTATTGGATTGATAATCAATAACACGGGGTTGGATCGAtaatcacacagggctggatcgATAACCAATAACATGGGTATGGATCAATCACTTAAGTATTTCAATGATTTATTGGATCAATAATCACACAGAGCTGGATCGATAACCAATAACACAGGACTGGATTGATAATCAATCACACGTTGATGGATTGCTAATcaatcacacagggctggatcaATAACCAATAACAAGAGGCTGGATTGATAATCAATAACACGGGTCTGAATCGATAACCAATCGCACAGGGCTGGATCAATAACCAATAACAAGAGGCTGGATTGATAATCAATCACACGTTGATGGATTGCTAATcaatcacacagggctggatcaATAACCAATAACAAGAGGCTGGATTGATAATCAATCACACGTTGATGGATTGCTAATcaatcacacagggctggatcaATTACCAATAACAAGAGGCTGGATTGATAATCAATAACACGGGTCTGGATTGATAACCAATACCATGGCCCAGATCAATCGCTAAGTATTTAAATGATATCTTGGATTGATAATCACACAGGGCGGGATTGATAATTAATAATGTGGAGCTGAATCGATAATCAATCACACAGGGCGGGATTGATAATTAATAATGTGGAGCTGAGTCGATAATCAATCACACAGGGCGGGATTGATAATTAATAAAGTGGAGCTGAATCGATAATcaatcacacagggctggattgatAATTAATAACACAGGGCGGGATTGATAATTAATAATGTGGAGCTGAATCGATAATCAATCACACAGGGCGGGATTGATAATTAATAATGTGGAGCTGAGTTGATAATCAATCACACAGGGCGGGATTGATAATTAATAATGTGGAGCTGAATCGATAATcaatcacacagggctggattgatAATTAATAATGTGGAGCTGAATCGATAATCAATCACACAGGGCGGGATTGATAATTAATAATGTGGAGCTGAGTCGATAATCAATCACACAGGGCGGGATTGATAATTAATAAAGTGGAGCTGAATCAATAATcaatcacacagggctggattgatAATTAATAATGTGGAGCTGAATCAATAATCAATCACACAGGGCGGGATTGATAATTAATAAAGTGGAGCTGAATCAATAATCACACAGGGCGGGATTGATAATTAATAATGTGGAGCTGAATCGATAATCAATCACACAGGGCGGGATTGATAATTAATAACACAGGGCTGAATCGATAATCACACAGGGCGGGATTGATAATTAATAACACAGAGCTTGATCAATGATCGATAATCAATAGTGTAGGGCTGGATCGATAGCCAATCACACAGGGCTGGAGTGATAATCAATAAGGTGGGGCCAGATCAATCAATAAGTATTTAAATGTATTGGATTGATAATcaatcacacagggctggattgatCATTAATAACACGGAGCTGGATTGATAATCAATAACATGGGGCCAGATCAATcactaaatattaaaatatttaaattgcggatttttaaaatgtctcattggatatttaataataataataataataataataataataataataataataataatggcattttataaggggaccagaggatgggtaataataataataataataataataataataataataataatggcattttataaggggaccagaggatgggtaataataataataataataataataataataataataataatgataataatggcattttataaggggaccagaggatgggtaataataataataataataataataatgataataataataatggcattttataaggggaccagaggatgggtaataataataataataataataataataataataataataatgataataataatggcattttataaggggaccagaggatgggtaataataataataataataataataataataataataataataataatggcattttataaggggaccagaggatgggtaataataataataataataataataataataataataataataatggcattttataaggggaccagaggatgggtaataataataataataataataataataataataataataatggcattttaTAAGGGGACCAGAggatgagtaataataataataataataataataataataataataataataataatggcattttataaggggaccagaggatgggtaataataataataataataataataataataataataataataatggcattttataaggggaccagaggatgggtaataataataataataataataataataataataataataatgatggcaTTTTATAAGGGGACCAGAGGatgggtagtaataataataataataataataataataataataataataataataatgatggcaTTTTATAAGGGGACCAGaggatgggtaataataataataataataataataataataataataataataataataataataataatggcattttataaggggaccagaggatgggtaataataataataataataataataataataataataataataataataatggcattttaTAAGGGGGCCAGaggatgggtaataataataataataataataataataataataataataataataataataatgataataataataatggcattttaTAAGGGGGCCAGaggatgggtaataataataataataataataataataataataatgatgatgatgataataataataatggcattttataaggggaccagaggatgggtaataataataataataataataataataataataatggcattttataaggggaccagaggatgggtaataataataataataataataataataataataataataatggcattttaATGACCAGaggatgggtaataataataataataataataataataataataataataataataataataatggcattttataaggggaccagaggatgggaataaatgaaaataatgataatgataatgataatgataatgatgataataataataataataataataataataataataataataataataatacaaaagagACCAAAGACAGGAAGTTGCAGTTTATGAATCTATTTATTAGGAGGAAGTGACATCAAAGGACCATAGAGATGTTCTTCTCATTcctagaagagaaggagaagagaaggTGAGGTTTCCCAGcttgggaaatgtccatcaagacaagacttgggaaatgtccatcaagacaagacttgggaaatgtccatcaaTTAGACTTGGGAAATCTCCATCAAGGTAGACTTGGGAAATGTTCATCCAGATAGACCTGAGATTTCCCAACATGGGAAATGTCCATCAAGGTAGACTTGGGAAATGTCCAAAATGCAgacttgggaaatgtccatcaagATAGACCTGAGATTTCCCAACATGGGAAATGTCCATCAAGGTAGACTTGGGAAATGTCCAAAATGCAgacttgggaaatgtccatcaagATAGACCTGAGATTTCCCAACATGGGAAATGTCCATCAAGGTAGACTTGGGAAATGTCCAAAATGCAgacttgggaaatgtccatcaagATAGACCTGAGATTTCCCAACATGGGAAATGTCCATCAAGGTAGACTTGGGAAATGTCCAAAATGCAgacttgggaaatgtccatcaagATAGACCTGAGATTTCCCAACATGGGAAATGTCCATCAAGGTAGACTTGGGAAATGTCCAAAATGCAgacttgggaaatgtccatcaagATAGACCTGAGATTTCCCAAAATGGGAAATGTCCCTCAAGATATTTCTCCACCAAGCTAGACCTGTCCATCAAGACCTGAGATTTCCCAAAATGGGCAATGTCCATCAAGATAGACCTGAGATTTCCCAAAATGAGAGATGTCCATCAAGGTAGACTTGGGAAATGTCCAAAATATAGATTTGGGAAATGTCCAAAATACAGACTTGGGAAATATCCATCAAGATAGACCTGAGATTTCCCAAAATGGGAAATGTCCATCCAGATCGACCTGAGATTTCCCAAAATGGGAAATGTCCATCCAGATCGACCTGAGATTTTCCAAAATGGGAAATGTCCATCCAGATAGACCTGAGATTTCTCCACCATGGGAGATGTCCATCAATATAAACCTGGGAAATACCCACCAAGATAGACCTGAGATTTCCCAAAATGGGAAATGTCCACCAAGATAGACCTGAGATGTTCTCCACCAAGCTAGACCTGAGATTTCCCAAACTGGGCAATGTCCACCAAGATAGACCTGACATTTCCCAACATGGGCAATGTCTATCAAGATAGACCTGAGATTTCCCAACATGGGCAATGTCCATCCAGAAAGACCTGACATTTCCCAAActgggaaatgtccatcaagCTAGACCTGGAAGGTGTCCATCAAGCTAGACCTGAGATTTCGCAGAATGGGAGATGTCCATCCAGACAGACCTGAGATTTCCCAACATGGGCAATGTCCATCAGGACAGACCTGACATTTCCCAAAATGGGAGATGTCACTCAAGACAGACCTGAGATTTCCCAAACTGGGAAATGTCCATCCAGATAGACCTGGAAGGTGTCCATCAAGACAGACCTGAGATTTCCCAAAACGGGAAATGTCCCTCCAGATAGACCTGACATTTCCCAAACTGGGCAATGTCCATCCAGACGGACCTGACATTTCCCAAACTGGGAAATGTCCATCCAGATAGACCTGGAAGGTGTCCCTCAAGCTAGACCTGACATTTCCCAAACTGGGCAATGTCCACCAAGATAGACCTGACATTTCCCAACATGGGCAATGTCTATCAAGATAGACCTGAGATTTCCCAACATTGGCAATGTCCATCCAGAAAGACCTGACATTTCCCAAActgggaaatgtccatcaagCTAGACCTGGAAGGTGTCCATCAAGCTAGACCTGAGATTTCGCAGAATGGGAGATGTCCATCCAGACAGACCTGAGATTTCCCAACATGGGCAATGTCCATCAGGACAGACCTGACATTTCCCAAAATGGGAGATGTCACTCAAGACAGACCTGAGATTTCCCAAACTGGGAAATGTCCATCCAGATAGACCTGGAAGGTGTCCATCAAGACAGACCTGAGATTTCCCAAAACGGGAAATGTCCCTCCAGATAGACCTGACATTTCCCAAACTGGGCAATGTCCATCCAGACGGACCTGACATTTCCCAAACTGGGAAATGTCCAACAATATAGACCTGAGATTTCTCAACCATGGGAAATGTCCCTCAAGCTAGACCTGAGATTTCCCAAACTGGGCAATGTCCATCCAGACGGACCTGACATTTCCCAAAGTGGGCAATGTCCAACAAAACCCAAATTCGGGATACTCACCGCTTGGTCCTGGCAGGCGACTgcggagagagaggagagaggcggTTATTATGGGATGGAGGACCCTCCGGGGTCCCACCTTGGAGGAccaccttggaggaccttcttggaggaccctccgaggtcccaccttggaggaacaccttggaggaccttcttggaggaccctccgaggtcccaccttggaggaccttcttggaggaccttcttggaggaccctccgaggtcccaccttggaggaccaccttggaggaccttcttggaggaccctccgaggtcccaccttggaggaccaccttggaggaccttcttggaggaccctccgaggtcccaccttggaggaacaccttggaggaccttcttggaggaccctccgaggtcccaccttggaggaccaccttggaggaccttcttggaggaccctCCGAGGTCCCACCTTGGAGGACCACCTTGGAGGACCCTCCGAGGTCCCACCTTGGAGGACCATCTTGGAGGACCTccttggaggaccttcttggaggaccctccgaggtcccaccttggaggaccaccttggaggaccttcttggaggaccctccgaggtcccaccttggaggaccaccttggaggaccttcttggaggaccctccgaggtcccaccttggaggaccaccttggaggaccttcttggaggaccctccgaggtcccaccttggaggaccttcttggaggaccttcttggaggaccctccggggtcccaccttggaggaccaccttggaggaccttcttggaggaccctccgaggtcccaccttggaggaccaccttggaggaccttcttggaggaccctccgaggtcccaccttggaggaccaccttggaggaccttcttggaggaccctccgaggtcccaccttggaggaccatcttggaggaccttcttggaggaccttcttggaggaccTCAAGCTAGAccaccttggaggaccttcttggaggaccctccgaggtcccaccttggaggaccatcttggaggaccttcttggaggaccctccgaggtcccaccttggaggaccatcttggaggaccttcttggaggaccttcttggaggaccTCAAGCTAGAccaccttggaggaccttcttggaggaccttcttggaggaccTCAAGCTAGAccaccttggaggaccttcttggaggaccctccgaggtcccaccttggaggaccaccttggaggaccttcttggaggaccctccgaggtcccaccttggaggaccatcttggaggaccttcttggaggaccttcttggaggaccGACTCACCTTCCTTGGGGAAGATCTTGATTTGCTCGGAGGTGAAGCCTCGGTTTTCGCTGCGCTGCTGGAACTGCTCCAGCAAGCCGATTGGCTGGGATTCGGCGTCGCGGGCTgggaaatattaataataataattaataataatagtagtagtagtagtaaatcagtaaataataataataataataatatgaggaGGAGGCCTTGAtagtgttgttaataataataataataataattaataataataataataataatatgaggaGGAGGCCTTGAtagtgttgttaataataataataataataataataataataataataataatatgaggaGGAGGCCTTGAtagtgttgttaataataataataataataataataataataataataataataataatatgaggaGGAGGCCTTGAtagtgttgttaataataataataataataataataataataataataataataataatatgaggaGGAGGCCTTGAtagtgttgttaataataataataataataataattaataataataataataataataataataataataataataataataataataatatgaggaGGAGGCCTTGAtagtgttgttaataataataataataataataataataataataataataataatatgaggaGGAGGCCTTGAtagtgttgttaataataataataataataataattaataataataataataataataataataataataataataataatatgaggaGGAGGCCTTGAtagtgttgttaataataataataataataataataataataataataataatatgaggaGGAGGCCTTGAtagtgttgttaataataataataataataataataataataataataataataataataataataaagtggaggctctccttcctgggcttcataatactactactactactaatgatgatgatgatgatgatgatgatgatgatgatgataataataataataataataataataataagtggaggctctccttcctgggcttcataatactactgctactactaataatactaatactaataataataataataataagaagaagaagaagaagaagaagaagaagaggaggaggctctccttcctgggcttcataatactactgctactaataataataatactactaatactactaatactactactactactactaataataataataataataataataataataagtggaggctctccttcctgggcttcataatactactactaataataatactaataacactaatactactaatactactactactactactaataataataataataataataataatgatgatgatgatgataataataataataataataataataataataataagaagaagaagaagaagaagaggctctccttcctgggcttcataatactactgctactactaataataatactaataatactaataataatactaataataataataataataataataataataataataataagtggaggctctccttccttggcttcataatactactactaataataatactaatactactactactactactactactaataataataataataataataataatattaataataagtggaggctctccttcctgggcttcataatactactactactaataataataatactaataatactaatactactactaatactactactaataataatactaataataataataataataataataataataataataagtggaggctctccttcctgggcttcataatactactaatactactactactactactactactactaataataataataataataataataataataataataataacaatactaacAATACTAACAATACTaacaatactaataataataataataataataataataataataataataagtggaggctctctttcctgggcttcactaatactactactaatactactactactactactaataataataataataataccatagaGCGTGGAGGTCTGGTAGGTCTGTCCATCCCGGATGGTGATCAAGTCGACGATGGCGTAGGTCTGGCCGTCCGTCTCCACGACTTCCACTTTATGGTCGCCGAATtctggaggagaggagagggaagcccaaaggtcatccagcccacgcGGCCACAGATTATTCCgattaaaaataggattattccGGTTAAAAGGCAAGCATTCGCATTCAAGACAGGGCGATTGAGATGAAAAATGGGATTCTTCAGATGAAAAATGGGATTCTTCAGATGAAAAATGGGATTATTCAgattaaaaataggattatttgtattaaaaataggattattcgTATTTTATTCGTATTAAGAATAGGATTATTCgtattaaaaataggattatttagattaaaaataggattattccGGTTAAAAGGCAAGCATTCGCATTCAAGACAGGGCGATTGAGATGAAAAATGGGATTATTCAGATGAAAAATGGGATTATTCAGATGAAAAATGGGATTATTCgtattaaaaataggattatttgtattaaaaataggattattcgTATTTTATTCGTATTAAGAATAGGATTATTCgtattaaaaataggattattccgattaaaaataggattattccGGTTAAAAGGCAAGCATTCGCATTCAAGACAGGGCGATTGAGATGAAAAATGGGATTCTTCAGATGAAAAATGGGATTATTCAGATGAAAAATGCGATTATTCAGATGAAAAATGGGATTCTTCAGATGAAAAATGGGATTCTTCAGATGAAAAATGGGATTATTCgtattaaaaataggattatttgtattaaaaataggattattcgTATTTTATTCGTATTAAGAATAGGATTATTCgtattaaaaataggattattcagattaaaaataggattattccGGTTAAAAGGCAAGCATTCGCATTCAAGACAGGGCGATTGAGATGAAAAATGGGATTCTTCAGATGAAAAATGGGATTATTCAGATGAAAAATGGGATTATTCgtattaaaaataggattatttgtattaaaaataggattattcgTATTTTATTCGTATTAAGAATAGGATTATTCgtattaaaaataggattattccgattaaaaataggattattccGGTTAAAAGGCAAGCATTCGCATTCAAGACAGGGCGATTGAGATGAAAAATGGGATTCTTCAGATGAAAAATGGGATTATTCAGATGAAAAATGCGATTATTCAGATGAAAAAT harbors:
- the LOC144326373 gene encoding extracellular fatty acid-binding protein-like, producing the protein MTLALSTTDPKILKHMEKMKIVMVDVALEGEDVVVETSIPTPHGCKSFKMVFKRGEDGKYYHKCKFGDHKVEVVETDGQTYAIVDLITIRDGQTYQTSTLYARDAESQPIGLLEQFQQRSENRGFTSEQIKIFPKEVACQDQAE